The following coding sequences are from one Methanohalophilus halophilus window:
- a CDS encoding glycine betaine ABC transporter substrate-binding protein translates to MDNKYKAVIVGILLVLSLFAAGCAQQGEEGDDGADEQKTTSIGYVMWDGEIASTNVMKEVLEQAGYDVDIIAVDAGPLYQGLADGQFDFTTSAWLPQTQANYWEQYGDQVDSVAVNLEDCRLGLAVPTYMEDINSIEDLNANKEKFDGKITGIDPGAGIMQNTEDAIDMYGLEYDLEASSSAGMASALDGAYRDEEPIVVTLWTPHWAFGRYDLKILDDPQQAYGEADHVETLARQGLEEEKPELYAIISRFHWTHDEIQTVMADMEDGMDAEDAAAKWVENNPDRVNEWLGTE, encoded by the coding sequence ATGGATAATAAATATAAAGCAGTAATAGTAGGAATTCTTTTAGTGCTTTCTCTCTTTGCTGCTGGTTGCGCCCAGCAGGGAGAAGAAGGCGATGATGGTGCAGATGAACAAAAAACCACGAGCATCGGCTATGTTATGTGGGACGGTGAAATTGCCAGTACCAACGTAATGAAAGAGGTCCTTGAACAGGCCGGTTACGACGTCGATATTATCGCTGTTGATGCAGGCCCACTATACCAGGGACTTGCAGACGGCCAGTTTGACTTTACAACATCCGCATGGCTTCCACAAACCCAGGCAAATTACTGGGAGCAGTATGGAGACCAGGTTGACAGCGTTGCTGTAAATCTTGAAGACTGCAGACTCGGTCTTGCAGTACCAACCTACATGGAAGATATTAATTCCATCGAAGACCTGAATGCAAACAAGGAGAAGTTCGATGGAAAGATCACCGGTATTGACCCCGGTGCAGGTATCATGCAGAACACAGAAGATGCAATCGACATGTATGGTCTGGAATATGACCTTGAAGCCAGCAGCAGTGCTGGAATGGCCTCTGCACTTGACGGTGCTTACAGGGACGAGGAACCAATCGTTGTCACCCTCTGGACACCTCACTGGGCATTCGGCAGATATGACCTGAAGATTCTGGATGATCCACAACAGGCCTACGGTGAAGCAGATCATGTAGAAACCCTTGCAAGACAGGGACTCGAGGAAGAAAAACCGGAACTCTATGCAATCATCAGCAGGTTCCACTGGACCCATGATGAGATTCAGACCGTAATGGCTGATATGGAAGACGGCATGGATGCCGAAGATGCTGCTGCAAAGTGGGTCGAAAACAATCCAGATAGAGTTAACGAATGGCTTGGAACTGAATAA
- a CDS encoding glycine betaine ABC transporter substrate-binding protein, with amino-acid sequence MRHNVLKVLACLVIAIALIGAGCTSQEESPTEEPVRIGVVQWDDSRATGNVFLHILDEGGHEYEIVSADLGGLYQATSQGDIDVLIQAWLPATQASYWDQYGDSLNKAQVVSSGAKIGLAVPDYVYDSGITTVEDLKGNASKFDGRITGIEPGAGIMVTTEKALEEYNLEEYELYSSSTVGMATELQDKMDNEEWIVATLWRPHWTFARMEGLKFLEDPKGVYGGSDNLVILTRPGFEEDRPEFYQLIQNYEMDLSDIESIMIDIDEGQSPEEAASNWLAENPEKYDEVLGTQ; translated from the coding sequence TTGAGACATAATGTTTTGAAAGTTTTAGCATGCTTAGTGATAGCAATAGCCCTGATTGGTGCAGGTTGCACATCACAGGAAGAAAGCCCGACAGAAGAGCCAGTACGAATTGGAGTAGTCCAGTGGGATGACTCACGTGCAACTGGAAATGTATTTTTGCATATCCTTGATGAAGGAGGCCATGAATATGAGATTGTATCCGCAGATTTAGGAGGTCTATACCAGGCAACCTCACAGGGAGACATCGATGTCCTTATCCAAGCATGGTTACCTGCAACCCAGGCTTCCTACTGGGATCAATACGGAGACAGTCTGAACAAGGCACAGGTTGTGTCATCAGGTGCTAAAATTGGACTTGCTGTTCCAGACTACGTATATGATTCCGGAATTACCACCGTGGAAGACCTGAAGGGCAATGCCAGCAAATTCGATGGCAGAATAACTGGTATTGAGCCCGGTGCAGGAATAATGGTCACCACAGAGAAGGCCCTTGAAGAATACAACCTTGAAGAATATGAATTATATTCCAGCAGTACTGTGGGAATGGCAACCGAGCTTCAGGACAAAATGGACAATGAGGAATGGATCGTAGCTACCCTCTGGAGGCCACACTGGACATTCGCACGTATGGAAGGCCTGAAATTCCTTGAAGATCCAAAAGGAGTATATGGAGGAAGTGACAACCTTGTCATCCTCACAAGACCTGGTTTTGAAGAAGACAGACCAGAATTCTACCAGCTTATCCAGAACTATGAAATGGATCTTTCTGATATCGAATCAATAATGATTGATATCGATGAAGGACAATCTCCTGAAGAGGCTGCATCCAATTGGCTTGCCGAGAATCCTGAAAAGTACGATGAGGTACTTGGCACCCAGTGA
- a CDS encoding glycine betaine ABC transporter substrate-binding protein translates to MDNKLKMIIIGIVLVLSLFAAGCTQQENEDAGTEEKSATIGYVMWDDAIANTNVIMKVLEQEGYEVEIIAVDAGPLYQGLADDQFDFTTCAWLPQTQANYWEQYGDQVDRVGPNLEDCKLGLAVPTYMKDINSIEDLNANKEKFDGEITGIDPGAGIMQNTENAIDMYGLEYDLEASSSAGMASALDGAYRDEKPIVVTLWTPHWAFGRYDLKILDDPQKAYGDGDNIETLARQGLKEEKPELYAIISNLHYNHEEIQTVMTDIEAGMSAEEAAAKWVENNPDRVNEWIGTE, encoded by the coding sequence ATGGATAATAAATTAAAAATGATAATAATAGGAATAGTGTTAGTGCTTTCCCTCTTTGCTGCCGGATGTACGCAGCAAGAAAACGAAGATGCAGGCACTGAAGAAAAATCAGCAACCATCGGATATGTAATGTGGGATGACGCAATTGCAAATACCAATGTAATAATGAAAGTTCTCGAACAGGAAGGTTATGAAGTAGAAATAATAGCTGTCGATGCAGGCCCACTATACCAGGGACTTGCAGATGACCAGTTTGACTTTACCACATGTGCATGGCTTCCACAAACCCAGGCAAATTACTGGGAGCAGTATGGAGACCAGGTTGACAGAGTTGGTCCAAATCTTGAAGACTGCAAACTCGGTCTTGCAGTACCAACTTACATGAAAGACATTAATTCCATCGAAGACCTGAATGCAAACAAGGAGAAATTCGATGGTGAAATCACCGGTATTGATCCCGGTGCAGGAATAATGCAGAACACAGAAAATGCAATCGATATGTATGGTCTGGAATATGACCTTGAAGCCAGCAGCAGTGCCGGAATGGCATCTGCACTTGACGGTGCCTACAGGGACGAGAAACCAATCGTTGTCACCCTCTGGACACCTCACTGGGCATTCGGCAGATATGACCTGAAGATCCTGGACGATCCACAAAAGGCCTATGGAGATGGCGATAACATAGAAACACTTGCAAGACAGGGACTCAAGGAAGAAAAACCTGAACTCTATGCAATCATAAGCAATTTACATTATAACCACGAAGAGATTCAGACCGTAATGACCGACATTGAAGCAGGAATGAGTGCTGAAGAAGCCGCTGCAAAATGGGTCGAAAACAATCCAGACAGAGTTAATGAATGGATTGGAACTGAATAA
- a CDS encoding DUF5350 domain-containing protein yields MGKTGSIEWVKIKGRKGNTIKVKKARANKAHTAPAQRYSSAGTKRRFKRRSQKAIVG; encoded by the coding sequence ATGGGCAAAACAGGAAGTATTGAATGGGTAAAAATAAAGGGACGTAAAGGCAACACAATCAAAGTTAAAAAAGCCAGAGCTAACAAGGCACATACTGCACCTGCACAGAGGTATTCTTCTGCAGGTACAAAGAGGAGATTCAAAAGAAGATCCCAAAAAGCCATTGTTGGCTGA
- the thsA gene encoding thermosome subunit alpha — MAGQMAGGQPIFILRDGNQRTRGRDAQSNNIMAAKAVAEAVRTTLGPKGMDKMLVDSLGDVVITNDGATILKEMDIEHPAAKMIVEVSKTQDDEVGDGTTTAAVITGELLKKAEDMIEQDVHPTIIASGYRMAAEKAGELLKGLAKDVTIDNKDTLINISNTAMTGKGAEASKEVLSEIAVSAVASIADKTDGESIDIDNIKVEKKVGGSIEDSELIEGMILDKERVHSNMPKKVTDAKIALINSAIELKETEVDAEISITSPDQLQSFLDQEEKMLKGLVDKVVASGANVVFCQKGIDDMAQHFLAKEGIFAVRRVKKSDMEKLVRSTGGKLITNIEEMTADDLGKTETVEERKIAGDNMVFITGCVNPRSVSILLRGGTEHVVDNIERALHDALRVVGVAIEDEKLVAGGGGPEVEVAFQLQDYASSLSGREQLAVKAFAESLEVIPRTLAENAGLDPIDMLVELRSHHEKGAKTAGLDVFSGKVIDMWEAGVVEPLRIKTQAINAAAEASVMILRIDDVIASSNPSPSGGGGEGGMPPGMGGGMPPGMGGMPPGMGGM; from the coding sequence ATGGCAGGACAGATGGCTGGTGGACAGCCAATTTTTATTTTAAGAGACGGAAATCAGAGAACCAGGGGCAGAGATGCCCAGAGCAACAACATAATGGCTGCAAAAGCTGTGGCTGAAGCTGTCAGGACCACACTCGGACCAAAGGGAATGGACAAGATGCTTGTAGACTCCCTTGGTGACGTAGTAATCACAAATGACGGCGCAACCATACTCAAGGAAATGGACATTGAGCACCCTGCTGCCAAGATGATCGTAGAAGTTTCCAAGACCCAGGACGATGAAGTAGGAGACGGAACAACCACTGCTGCTGTGATCACCGGAGAACTGCTCAAAAAGGCAGAAGACATGATCGAGCAGGATGTACATCCAACAATCATCGCATCCGGATACAGGATGGCAGCTGAGAAAGCTGGCGAATTGCTCAAAGGACTTGCAAAGGATGTTACGATCGATAACAAGGACACCCTGATAAACATCTCCAATACTGCCATGACAGGAAAGGGTGCAGAGGCTTCCAAAGAAGTACTCAGCGAAATAGCTGTATCCGCTGTCGCAAGCATTGCAGACAAGACTGATGGCGAAAGCATCGACATCGACAATATAAAGGTAGAAAAGAAGGTCGGTGGCAGTATCGAGGATTCAGAACTCATTGAAGGAATGATCCTTGACAAAGAGCGTGTACATTCCAACATGCCAAAGAAAGTCACCGATGCAAAGATTGCACTTATCAACAGTGCCATCGAACTTAAGGAAACTGAAGTCGACGCGGAAATCTCCATCACCTCACCTGACCAGCTCCAGTCCTTCCTTGACCAGGAAGAAAAGATGCTCAAAGGTCTTGTAGATAAAGTCGTCGCAAGCGGTGCGAACGTTGTCTTCTGCCAGAAAGGTATTGATGACATGGCACAGCACTTCCTTGCAAAGGAAGGAATCTTTGCAGTCAGACGTGTCAAAAAGAGTGACATGGAAAAACTCGTACGTTCCACCGGTGGTAAACTGATTACCAACATCGAGGAAATGACCGCAGATGATCTTGGAAAGACCGAAACAGTGGAAGAAAGAAAGATTGCTGGCGACAACATGGTCTTTATTACCGGCTGTGTCAATCCAAGATCCGTATCTATCCTCCTGCGCGGCGGAACCGAACATGTAGTCGACAATATTGAAAGGGCACTCCATGATGCTCTGCGCGTAGTCGGCGTAGCCATCGAGGATGAAAAACTCGTAGCCGGCGGCGGCGGTCCAGAAGTTGAAGTGGCATTCCAGCTGCAGGATTACGCATCATCCCTCAGCGGCAGGGAACAGCTGGCAGTCAAAGCATTCGCAGAATCCCTTGAAGTTATCCCAAGGACTCTTGCAGAAAACGCAGGCCTGGATCCAATCGACATGCTTGTAGAACTTCGCTCCCACCATGAGAAGGGCGCCAAGACCGCCGGTCTTGATGTCTTCAGTGGAAAAGTCATTGACATGTGGGAAGCAGGTGTCGTTGAACCCCTGAGAATCAAGACACAGGCAATCAACGCTGCAGCAGAAGCATCTGTCATGATCCTGAGGATCGACGATGTAATTGCGTCCTCCAACCCATCCCCATCAGGCGGCGGTGGCGAAGGCGGCATGCCACCAGGCATGGGCGGCGGAATGCCACCAGGTATGGGTGGAATGCCTCCAGGCATGGGCGGAATGTAA
- the xth gene encoding exodeoxyribonuclease III — protein MNLRLFSWNVNGLRAVAKKGFLEWMDSESPDVLCLQETKARPSQLPSKIRRIDGYYSYFSAAERKGYSGVAFYSKVQPLEVRYGFGINRFDHEGRILIAFYEHFVLFNIYFPNGNSSDERLQYKMDFYEAFLEYIQGLIHEGYSVVICGDLNTAHKPIDIARPKQNEKRSGFLPVERKWIDKFLSRGFLDTFRLFNSNDGNYTWWDLKTRSRERNVGWRLDYFFVSTDLKQCVKEAFILSEVTGSDHCPVGLELDS, from the coding sequence ATAAATCTGCGACTGTTTTCCTGGAATGTCAATGGTTTGCGGGCAGTTGCTAAAAAAGGTTTTCTGGAATGGATGGATTCTGAATCACCTGATGTCCTGTGCTTGCAGGAGACAAAAGCCCGCCCTTCCCAGCTCCCTTCGAAGATCAGGCGCATAGATGGTTATTATAGCTATTTCAGTGCTGCTGAAAGGAAGGGTTATAGCGGTGTTGCCTTTTACAGTAAGGTCCAACCACTAGAGGTACGTTATGGTTTTGGTATAAACCGATTTGATCATGAAGGACGTATCCTGATTGCTTTTTACGAGCACTTCGTACTTTTTAACATTTATTTTCCCAATGGTAATTCTTCGGATGAGCGACTTCAGTATAAAATGGATTTCTATGAGGCTTTTCTGGAATATATACAGGGATTAATACATGAGGGTTATTCTGTAGTCATATGTGGAGACTTGAACACCGCTCACAAACCTATTGATATTGCAAGACCAAAACAAAATGAGAAACGTTCAGGCTTTCTTCCTGTGGAAAGGAAATGGATTGACAAATTTCTCTCCCGTGGTTTCCTTGACACTTTCAGGCTTTTCAATTCAAATGACGGTAATTATACTTGGTGGGATTTGAAAACCAGATCACGGGAACGTAATGTGGGCTGGAGGCTGGACTACTTTTTTGTAAGTACTGATCTAAAACAGTGTGTAAAAGAAGCTTTTATTTTAAGTGAAGTGACCGGTTCAGATCACTGTCCTGTAGGATTGGAACTGGATTCCTGA